Proteins encoded within one genomic window of Balaenoptera ricei isolate mBalRic1 chromosome 10, mBalRic1.hap2, whole genome shotgun sequence:
- the LOC132372675 gene encoding voltage-dependent anion-selective channel protein 3-like isoform X1 — protein MCNTLTYCDLGKSAKDVFSKGYGFSMVKIDLRTKLCSGVEFSTSGHAYTVTGKASGNLETKYKICNYGLTFTQKWNTDNTLGTEISLESNSTQGLKLTLDTIFVPNTGKKSGKLKASYKRDCFSLGNNVDIDFSGQTIYGWAVLAFEGWLAGYQMSLDTAKSKLSQNNFTLGYKAADYQLHTHVNDGIEFGGWIYQKVNKKTETPINLAWAAGRNNTRLGIAAKYKLDCRTSLSAKVNNASLIGLGYTQTLRPGVKLTLSALIHGKNFSAGGHKLRLGFELEA, from the exons ATGTGTAACACACTGACTTACTGTGACCTAGGAAAGTCTGCCAAGGATGTCTTCAGCAAAGGATATGGGTTTAGCATGGTCAAAATAGATCTGAGAACCAAGTTATGTAGTGGAGTGGAGTTTTCTACTTCTGGTCATGCTTACACTGTTACAGGGAAAGCATCAGGCAACCTAGAAACCAAATACAAGATTTGTAACTATGGACTGACCTTCACCCAAAAGTGGAACACAGACAATACTCTTGGGACAGAAATCTCTTTGGAGAGTAA TTCAACTCAAGGGTTGAAACTGACTCTTGATACCATATTTGTCCCGAACACAGGAAAGAAGAGTGGGAAATTGAAGGCCTCCTATAAACGGGATTGTTTCAGTCTTGGCAATAATGTTGATATAGATTTTTCTGGACAAACCATCTATGGCTGGGCTGTGTTGGCCTTTGAAGGTTGGCTTGCTGGCTATCAGATGAGTTTAGACACAGCCAAATCCAAACTGTCACAGAATAATTTCACCCTGGGTTACAAGGCCGCAGACTACCAGCTGCATACTCACGTGAACGATGGCATTGAATTTGGAGGGTGGATCTACCAGAAGGTGAACAAGAAGACTGAAACACCAATAAACCTTGCGTGGGCGGCAGGCAGGAACAATACACGTTTAGGCATCGCTGCTAAGTACAAGCTGGATTGTAGAACTTCTCTATCTGCTAAAGTAAATAATGCCAGCCTGATTGGACTGGGTTATACTCAGACCCTTCGACCGGGAGTGAAACTGACCCTGTCAGCTCTCATCCATGGAAAGAACTTCAGTGCAGGAGGACACAAGCTCAGGCTGGGATTTGAGCTAGAAGCTTAA
- the LOC132372675 gene encoding voltage-dependent anion-selective channel protein 3-like isoform X2, which yields MSSAKDMVEFSTSGHAYTVTGKASGNLETKYKICNYGLTFTQKWNTDNTLGTEISLESNSTQGLKLTLDTIFVPNTGKKSGKLKASYKRDCFSLGNNVDIDFSGQTIYGWAVLAFEGWLAGYQMSLDTAKSKLSQNNFTLGYKAADYQLHTHVNDGIEFGGWIYQKVNKKTETPINLAWAAGRNNTRLGIAAKYKLDCRTSLSAKVNNASLIGLGYTQTLRPGVKLTLSALIHGKNFSAGGHKLRLGFELEA from the exons ATGTCTTCAGCAAAGGATATGG TGGAGTTTTCTACTTCTGGTCATGCTTACACTGTTACAGGGAAAGCATCAGGCAACCTAGAAACCAAATACAAGATTTGTAACTATGGACTGACCTTCACCCAAAAGTGGAACACAGACAATACTCTTGGGACAGAAATCTCTTTGGAGAGTAA TTCAACTCAAGGGTTGAAACTGACTCTTGATACCATATTTGTCCCGAACACAGGAAAGAAGAGTGGGAAATTGAAGGCCTCCTATAAACGGGATTGTTTCAGTCTTGGCAATAATGTTGATATAGATTTTTCTGGACAAACCATCTATGGCTGGGCTGTGTTGGCCTTTGAAGGTTGGCTTGCTGGCTATCAGATGAGTTTAGACACAGCCAAATCCAAACTGTCACAGAATAATTTCACCCTGGGTTACAAGGCCGCAGACTACCAGCTGCATACTCACGTGAACGATGGCATTGAATTTGGAGGGTGGATCTACCAGAAGGTGAACAAGAAGACTGAAACACCAATAAACCTTGCGTGGGCGGCAGGCAGGAACAATACACGTTTAGGCATCGCTGCTAAGTACAAGCTGGATTGTAGAACTTCTCTATCTGCTAAAGTAAATAATGCCAGCCTGATTGGACTGGGTTATACTCAGACCCTTCGACCGGGAGTGAAACTGACCCTGTCAGCTCTCATCCATGGAAAGAACTTCAGTGCAGGAGGACACAAGCTCAGGCTGGGATTTGAGCTAGAAGCTTAA